Proteins from a single region of Thunnus albacares chromosome 14, fThuAlb1.1, whole genome shotgun sequence:
- the LOC122997223 gene encoding monocarboxylate transporter 9-like, whose amino-acid sequence MASSTEVLDGGWGWAIVVASFLAQLLAYGSPQSVGVLYPEWLHAFQEGKGMTAWVGSLVAGVGLIASPVCSACVDNFGARPVTIFSGVMVAGGLMLSAFAPNVQFLIFSYGIVVGLGCGLVYAATLTITCQYFDKRRGLALGIVTTGTSVGAFIYATAQNELIVLYGLDGCLLIIGALALNLMACAGFMRPLNMPGYYLKQKAALERNTEEQLFEKPPLDDLKVTTGSPASTTPEKTLMVKEMLITIDSKDLATQTEKKKGLAGLAIMKIIKKKKHAYSKYMHSMYEILQDQAMVAFCIGVFLFSLGAFPPVLFIEDVAQSEGLIEEVSVIPLVSIGAIATCVGKLVLGMLVDIRWINGIYLYAFTMFAAGVALLLIPITKTYVGLQILAAILGFFSGNWSITSYITTKIVGLERLTQAHGILMFFGGFGIMLGPPVVGWFFDWTQSYDLAFYFSGSCVVLGSFILFLLTLPCWNRKRSENDRPDVHYTSNCDKVASVA is encoded by the exons ATGGCTTCATCTACTGAAGTGCTGGATGGAGGCTGGGGATGGGCGATTGTTGTGGCCTCCTTCCTGGCCCAGCTCCTGGCCTACGGTTCACCCCAATCTGTGGGCGTCCTCTACCCCGAGTGGCTGCATGCCTTCCAGGAGGGCAAAGGCATGACGGCTTGGGTGGGCTCTCTTGTGGCTGGAGTGGGGCTCATAGCCA GTCCTGTCTGCAGCGCCTGCGTGGACAACTTTGGGGCTCGTCCTGTCACCATTTTCAGTGGTGTAATGGTGGCGGGCGGCTTGATGCTCAGTGCCTTTGCTCCCAATGTCCAGTTCCTCATCTTTTCCTATGGGATTGTTGTTG GCCTGGGTTGCGGTCTTGTCTACGCAGCCACGTTGACAATCACCTGTCAGTATTTTGACAAGAGACGCGGCCTTGCCCTCGGCATTGTCACCACAG GCACAAGTGTTGGTGCATTCATCTATGCCACAGCTCAGAATGAGCTGATTGTGCTCTACGGCCTGGACGGCTGCCTGCTAATCATCGGAGCTCTAGCACTAAATCTCATGGCCTGCGCTGGCTTCATGAGGCCCCTCAACATGCCAGGGTACTACCTCAAACAGAAGGCCGCCCTGGAGCGcaacacagaggagcagcttTTCGAAAAGCCCCCGTTGGATGACCTGAAGGTCACAACTGGCTCCCCTGCCTCAACCACTCCAGAAAAAACTCTGATGGTGAAGGAGATGCTCATCACCATTGATTCCAAGGACTTGGCCActcaaacagagaagaagaaaggccTGGCTGGGTTGGCCATCATGAAAATtatcaagaagaagaagcacgCTTACTCCAAGTACATGCACTCCATGTATGAGATCCTGCAAGACCAAGCCATGGTGGCCTTCTGTATTGGTGTCTTCCTGTTCAGCTTGGGAGCGTTCCCTCCTGTGCTCTTCATTGAGGATGTGGCGCAGAGCGAAGGACTCATTGAAGAAGTTAGTGTCATTCCTCTGGTATCGATAGGGGCCATCGCCACTTGCGTAGGCAAACTAGTGCTGGGTATGCTGGTGGACATTAGGTGGATCAACGGCATCTATCTGTATGCCTTCACCATGTTCGCAGCAGGTGTGGCGCTGCTCCTTATCCCTATTACTAAGACTTATGTGGGACTGCAGATCCTGGCTGCCATCCTGGGTTTCTTCTCTGGAAACTGGTCTATCACCTCCTACATCACCACTAAGATTGTTGGCTTGGAGAGACTGACACAAGCCCATGGCATCCTCATGTTCTTCGGGGGATTTGGGATCATGCTCGGACCTCCTGTTGTAG GGTGGTTCTTTGACTGGACGCAGTCATATGACTTGGCATTCTACTTCAGTGGGAGCTGTGTGGTGCTGGGATCGTTCATCCTCTTTCTGCTCACCCTTCCCTGCTGGAACAGGAAGCGCTCTGAGAACGACAGACCAGATGTCCATTACACCAGCAACTGTGACAAAGTTGCCTCTGTAGCCTAA